One Lagenorhynchus albirostris chromosome 7, mLagAlb1.1, whole genome shotgun sequence genomic window, tacccCAAATGTCCAGTATCTGAGGAATAgacaaacaaaatatggtatatccatacagtggtctgttactcagccataaagaaggaatgaagttctgataaaTACTATAACatggtgaaccttgaaaacaataTGCTGATTGaaagtagtattccatttatatgacatattCAGAATAAGCAAAGCAGATTAGTGGGTGCCAGAGGATAGGGGGAATGGGGAATTAGAGGACTCCTAATAGGAATAGGGGTTGTTTTGGAgaggatgaaaatgttttgaaattataATCATCAGAGATAGGCAAATGAAAACCACCTCACTCCTCTCAGagtggctgtcatcaaaaagtttatcatcaaaaataacaaatgtcggCAAGGATGTaggaaaaagggaaccctagtacactgttggtggagatgtacattggtgcagacactatggaaaacagtatggaggttcctcaaggaactaaaaatagagctaccatatgatccagcaatcccactcttattttttcataaatgctgcttttctttttatcattccaTTTGAAATTCTTTAGTTTGCAGATTTAAAGAATTCACTGCTGAATTTTGTCTTACCTACTTAAAAAAGCCATTTATCGTTGATGTTAAGTAAGTTTGAGACAGATAGTGAAAGTCATGAGCACTTGAAAATTCCTGTTATTCTTGCATCATGTTTTTGTAGTAAACCCTTAGAATTaagtagtgaacaaaacagacatggtcTCTGCCCTGATGACacagtgaagaagaaataattaCATTGAGTCTATTGTTGAACAAATAGTAAGTTAGGTATAATACAGATTCattaaatgcaaaagaaagttTCCATCAAAGTGATCTctgaatttgtatttttccttcaatATAAGCATTACTTGAAAATGAACACCCAAACGTCTATCATTATTTTAGAATCTGTCTTTTCTATGTGTGTGCCAGTCAGAATGTGATCAAAGTCTAGGGAAAGGTCCGTAAATTCTgcggcagtaaaaaaaaaaaaaaaaaaaatcaattactttataaaagaaagggaaaattagAATTTACTGAGCTTCCACTAAGTGCAAGCTTCCACTAAATGACAACACTGTGTTGGgcattatatacaaaatattggTAGGAATGGTGTTGTCAAAACAAGAAATGAATCAGAAGAGAAATCCAAAGCATTaatggagaaagtaaaacctttGGCAATTCCTCATTtcacttcccttttttcttcctacAAGATTCTTCTTGATGAACTATCTTCTACTAAACACTGGGCGTCCATGCATGTTTCAGACCACAGTGGATTTCACTACCGCCAGTTTTTATTAAAGTCTTTGGTTAGCCAAACTGTGACAGATGGTTCTGTATTGGAGCAAAATACGTTGAGAAGTGAGCCAGCTATAGTTCTTCCAAAAGATGAAGAAGCAGTGGCTTCAGCAGAGGAATCAAGGATAAATCTTCCCCATCTTCTAGAAGAAGAAGTTGAATTCAGCACTGATCTTATTGATTCCTACCCAGGACATGAAACCCTTTGGTGTCATAGGTAAGAGAAAGGAAGATCTATTTCCTGCATAAAACTGTGTGTGTCCTTATGAGAGCTACAGAAGGTCTTACATCTGACTCGTGCCTACTTGGGTAAATATGGTAATCTGATTGTGGAACTTTGCTTGAGTGCTTCAGAGGAGTTTGTGTTACCATATACTCCTCCTCATGGTCATGATCAATATGAAGTTCCTCATGCAGATCTTTGCCAACGGCTCAAGGTGGTGGCGTTCATCCTTGACTGCGCCACAGAATAAGGTGTGTTACTTTCAAACTAAAGAAAGTTTCTGGACTCCCTCCTTGGAGATCCTGATACGTAGCATATCTGGGATGGAGTGCTgccatctgttttttaaaatataaagaaaaaacccTGACAGGTAAATTTGACGCACAGTCAGGGCTGAGACCATTGATTAGACCCTGAGAATAGTTAGACATTTTTATTGTTCTTCCCAACCGTGATGGCCTGCAGATTAATTTACCTTAAGTATAATCTCTTGacactttttgcttttttaaagtaatatgtaCTTTGGGAGTGAATCAGGATTATTAGGAAGGAGTGAAAGAGGGTTAGCAACCTCATAACTTGAGTTTTAAGAACCTTTGACTGTACTTTTCATGTTGAAATGAAATCCAGGTATGGGAACCCCCGATTGATTTATTTTGGATTATCATTTAGTTGGAGGCATCTCTGGCATTATATCTACAGTACTTCAAGTTACAGGATTCTGTTTGTAGACAAAAGAGTTGCCTGTGTTAGGCAGGAGGTaggcattttaaatatttgtgtattttttaagttaaatgtcATTTGTTCCCTTTTTCCAGTCTAAATATATTTCGAAGATATATTAGAAGATGGAAGACAGTCCCCCTCTTTGGCATCTTCATAAatacagaattttctttttcccttaaaaacaaaacatttttattacacatttttAGGAGAGAAGATAGATCTTGACTTGCATGTTTTGCTGTTACTgattttttattgctgttttataTTTAGACACATTAATAGCAAGactcaaagaatattaaaaattatatttgtgtttGAGAGAGAGCTAGATCATTAGAACAGAAACTTTCTTTGTTTATATAAAGATTAATTGGAGTTTGGAGTGGGGAGAAGAGACAGTTGGGATGACCTGTATATTACAGGAATGAATTATATTTTCTACTGATTCAGTGCCCTTAAGCAGCTTATCAGCCCTTTTAAGATttgtcctctgtaaaatgggtgttatATGCTCCTTTGTCTGCTCCCAAATAAGCTGGGAAAATGAATAGAATTCTCTTTTAAGGGCTTAGAGTTATTAATATGAATGATGAAGTATAACAACCTAGAAACTACCTAAGGTAGTTTACCTTATTTCGTACAGAGATGTGCACCCCTTTGAGTCACAAATTTTGGAAATTAGGCACATGgatcttcatttttaacaaataacTCCAGATGATTCTAAGGGCAGGAGAACTCTCCTTAGAGGAAGAACAGGAACTGTGTCTTTTAACATACTTTTCTCAGAGCCCAGCACATCCCTACTGCATGTCGGTGTTTAATAAGACTATAGTGCTGGATTTAGGGGAGAATTCAGAGGGTTTCTAAGATAATAAGTCCAACCACAGCAGTTCTGTTCTTATTAAAGAAAGTATTGGATAGAGGCCATACACTAAGCCCCTAGAGGAGCTAATATTTAATTCTCTTGTTTCTGAAAATCACTTGTCTTTTAGGATATCAATGAGgttaatttttggttttgttttatattttaacttatagCAGAGATTGAGCTAAGACccatttctagtttcatattatAGTAACAGGTGTAACACCACCAAGTGATTGTCATCATCtcagtccattttttttaaacacctttggGGTAGTATTCTTTCTCACAAACCAGTAATCTGGGTTTGTGAGGCTCTGTCCAAATACCCAGAGACTACATCTTAActattcttcctccttcccccagatAGCTCTGGGTTACGAAGGGGGCACTGAACTGAGTACTGTATGTTTTAAGATTATCgacttttttgtcttttctgaaaaGCTTGACTTTgtgatgtgatttttctttttctattctcttccttACCCTCCTCTTTCACAGGCGGCACGTTTTCTACCTTCAGCATCACTTAAATGGTAGGTTTCCTCACAGCGTGGTCCAGTTGTCACCTGCAGACAGCCCAGGGGGGACTTTGAGTGACTTGCACCTCATCCCAGCAGGACCGCATACATCTCAGGCAATGGAGGTGGATGGACTCAGTGACTCTAGCAAGCAAGGCTATTCCCAGGAAACCAAACGCCTGAAGCGGACCCCTGCTCCAGACTCCCTGGGCCTGGAAATGGAGCACAGGTTCATCGATCAAGTATTGTCCACCTGCCGGAATGTGGAGCAGGCCAGGTTTGCCAATGCATACAGGAAATGGCTGGTTACATTGAGTCAATGAAAGAGGTGGATTAGTCCTGCAAGGTTCCCCTTTTAGTGCAATAttgctttcctttcttatttacaTAGTTGCATGAACTGTTTGCTATTATTGTCTAACTATATGTGCTTCATCTTTAGGTTAAAAGTCCATAgtaaatctttcattttatttattttgttaagaaCTGGCATTCCTTTGGGGATAAAATAATTGTGTAGTTCCTTCCTGCTGAACAGtgagtcttaatttttttcttttaaacttctcATCCTTTATACTCCTGTACTTGAGGCTTTTCTCATTTGGTTCTCCAGATTGGTTCACACACACCTCAACCCACCTCAGTGTGGTTGCTGCAtaggctagttttttttttttaaattaaaaatgtgtgttGTAGTTTAGCTTAAGAACAATACAAATTCAAAATTACTTGATCTAATTGTTTTGAGAATCAAATGGCCAGATGGATGGATGTGTGAAAATACacaccatttctctttctctagtaTGTTCTACTCAAGTCATAGACCAACATAACCAAAGTCAGAAGTATTGGAATTTATATGAACAACATGCTTCCAATAtagtccattttaaaaatggttattttttaaaaaaataattttaagagtttatgtAATTGtagtagaaaattatttttactactaGCTTTGATAGGTTgtttttacctcaattaaaatcaattttaaaaaaacctagaaTGCTGTTTTTAGTTATTACTACTTAACTTTCCTCCAGATTCACCATGAAAAATGGGAAGCTTATGCATAGAAATGTGtccattaaaaatcttcctttttaaaatttaagttattaAGGATACACTGGATAAACTATAAAGTTTTTGTGAAGTGATTATTAAAAGTTTACTGGCAAAAGCCAGGGGGGATGAATAGTTTTGAAGGTTAGTtcttcagtctttattttaaaaaataaaacagtttaaaaacttTGATACTAAATTTATCAGGGACAACGTACCAAAGTATCCACCTTTTAGCTGTATCTTATCTTTTCAATAATAAGGGCTGGGTTTTTTAGGTAGGTGAGGCAGGTGTGGGGAAAGTTCCAGGTAATGTCTAATGTCTTAATATGAAAGAatgctttgcatttcttctttccacacacctttctctttattttcccattccatttttttgtcatctccacttttgtatatttttccttatCTGTTGTATTTCATGGATGTGTACTAAACATAATCTCCTCTCTGTTTCCAGTTAATTCCATACCCCAttaaacacacgcacacatacacacacacacaatatgaaTATGAACTGCCCCTCTAAAAGTTCCCCTAATGATGGAAGTTGTCTATTATCTTGTGTGTGTTTGAAATGTAATAGTGGCAGAAACAAGTGTGACCACTATGCtttgcctgttttcctctttatttgctAGGTCACCTGTAGGGTGAGAAGACAGATGTAGGGAAAAGCAGACCTCTCCTATACCACTGTTACGGAGACTCTGGACTTGAGTGAGGAGCATTtctttaagggaaaagaataggTCCTTTACTTGTATGTCATGATTTTGTTGAGTGGCAAACTGTCAAGTGAGACTTAAGAACACCAAAAAAATTGTCTAGACTGGTCCTTGTAGACAGAAGCTGCCTGTCCTTCTCTCCTAGGGCAAAATTTACCCTTTTTTAGCTTTTTATAGTATTTAGGTGAGAAAATGATTGGCATTATGAGCATAAATCTATGACCCTTTGTGTACAAAGCATATTTTGATTCAAATACCTCAAGGTCTACCTAGACCTCTATGGATAAAACTATTAATTTATGATTTTTAGCACCTGTGGGGCTTGGGGGGCAGACTACACACAGATGACATGGAAGATTTAGCACATTCCACTAATATATGTTGCCAAATTCTGGCCTCACTCAGTATTACCATTCTTCCAAGCATCATTTTAAGTATCATCATTTTAAGTATCAAGTAGTAGGGCTTCTTATGCTTTGATGTGAGAGTGTTGAGACATGAATACAGACAATCCTCTGTGAAACATCAGCTAAATTTGATAATGCTCCACATCTTTTTATACCTTCCACAGAGTCTCTTGCCCTTCTTTGATGTTAACTGCCTTCATGTGTTTTAAGTCTCTTAACCCACCCTTACATGAAGCCATGCAGTCCTTTAATATATCTTGGTCTCCTGTCTTCCTAATAGCTTTAAGTAGGgagtaaaaatacaaatatccaAAGGATACTGTTTATATCTGACTTTTGTGTGctgctttatttctaaaatttgcaGTTTTCAAGTGTTCATTCATTGAAAAACCTAGTATTGCCCTGGATGGTtgtattttttccctaaatgGTTCACATCTAAACTCACTAGCTGTAGCATGGTATTATCTCTTGGAATGAATGAGCTCATGCAGTGGAAAGGATGTGTCTATTTTTAGGGACTCATTAGTCTTcacttatttttctataaatatgtcATTGTTAAAGGAAAAGATGATTTAGATTGACACAAATGTCATCCATCTTTCACTGGAAGAATTGTAGGCCATCCTGTGGATCAAGAATACTACTGACAAGCAAAAAAGCAATAAGATCTGTAAATATCTCTACCACTACCCCTCCCcaacctgactttttttttttttttaagtgtacctATTTTGGTAACATGGTGTTCCCAGATTCTGTGTGCCTTGCACATTGTAAggactcattaaatatttattaaatttatgaatGATTAACTGAAGATGAGAAAGATCAATCATGAGTGATACATAGAGTGAGTTATGATTGAGAAGTTGATGGAATAGAGCAATGGATTGTGAATGAATGATGTACTCTGCCTTCATGATACTTAGGGGGAGCTATTGCATATAGAATAagttaatttagatttttttcctgcattaAACTACTTTGTTTATGCTTGTTAAATCCCAGCCAAGAAGTGCAGCTGTATAATATCAATTAACTGTActataatgtatattaaaaattcatagaaaaatgaAGAACATTTGCAAGAACACTACTTTCTATTCACTTATGATGTTGGAGGACAGATCTTGCCAATAGAGCCATAGCCACTCTTGGAGTATCTGAGGAAACTGATTTCAAAGACGTGTTGATCTGTATCTGTGCATGAATAGTCATTTTAGACTCAAAACCCTTTCTTTTCTAGGTTTTAGCATTTTATTACCTCTTTGAAAACTCTGGGCCCAGACTTTTGAGTCATATCTCTTATTCCTATGGTACAATTCTAATTTAAATTAAAGGCTTCATTATTTATCGGATTAAATATACAGGAGGTCACTCAAAGCCACTTAAGTCTTCAGATAAGGGCTTATGTAACACAAGATGTGCAAACAAAAGTTCTTGGATTTTTATGTGGCATTTTGTAGGAAAGCATATATGGTGGTAGGCTGTGTCATTTAGATATATTCAGGTCATGTGAATTCATGCTTATttagacacatacatacatgtgtgtaaaaacttttaatatttttgagaacAAATTGTCAGCCtagtatttttctcttaataGCACAAGATGGTATCTGACATGAGGGCTAAATATAATTTAGGAATGCAACTACCACTTGCTATGCAGCAATCTCATTTCTACCTTAGTTCCCCTGTATTAGAGAAGATGCTAAATATTTAGTTTATCAAAGGAAGTAAGAAAACACTTTTGTTTTTGCAAAAAGCTTTTGTGAGCTTAGTTATTTTGTtactagaaaattatattttaaaactttaaaatatctaaagtATGCTAGAAAATTTGAGCAGCATTGTAACAACTGAACTTTTTGTCTTCTAAGTAAATTTCTCAAATAGAACTG contains:
- the PTAR1 gene encoding protein prenyltransferase alpha subunit repeat-containing protein 1 isoform X1 — protein: MAETSEEVAVLVQRVVKDITNAFRRNPHIDEIGLIPCPEARYNRSPIVLVENKLGVESWCVKFLLPYVHNKLLLYRTRKQWLNKDELIDVTCTLLLLNPDFTTAWNVRKELILSGTLNPIKDLHLGKLALTKFPKSPETWIHRRWVLQQLIQETSLPSFVTKGNLGIIPAERTQQLIREEMEVCGEAAGRYPSNYNAWSHRIWVLQHLAKLDVKILLDELSSTKHWASMHVSDHSGFHYRQFLLKSLVSQTVTDGSVLEQNTLRSEPAIVLPKDEEAVASAEESRINLPHLLEEEVEFSTDLIDSYPGHETLWCHRRHVFYLQHHLNGRFPHSVVQLSPADSPGGTLSDLHLIPAGPHTSQAMEVDGLSDSSKQGYSQETKRLKRTPAPDSLGLEMEHRFIDQVLSTCRNVEQARFANAYRKWLVTLSQ